The Streptomyces sp. HUAS CB01 genome has a segment encoding these proteins:
- a CDS encoding inositol-3-phosphate synthase, translated as MGSVRVAIVGVGNCAASLVQGVEYYKDADAGTKVPGLMHVQFGDYHVRDVEFVAAFDVDAKKVGLDLADAIGASENNTIKICDVPSTGVTVQRGHTLDGLGKYYRETIEESAEAPVDIVQVLKDKQVDVLVCYLPVGSEDAAKFYAQCAIDAKVGFVNALPVFIAGTKEWADKFTAAGVPIVGDDIKSQVGATITHRVMAKLFEDRGVILDRTMQLNVGGNMDFKNMLERERLESKKISKTQAVTSQIPDRELGEKNVHIGPSDYVAWLDDRKWAYVRLEGRAFGDVPLNLEYKLEVWDSPNSAGVIIDALRAAKIAKDRGIGGPILSASSYFMKSPPVQYFDDEARENVEKFIKGEVER; from the coding sequence ATGGGTTCGGTTCGCGTAGCCATCGTCGGCGTGGGCAACTGCGCCGCCTCGCTGGTGCAGGGCGTCGAGTACTACAAGGACGCAGACGCGGGCACCAAGGTGCCGGGTCTGATGCACGTCCAGTTCGGCGACTACCACGTCCGTGACGTCGAGTTCGTCGCCGCCTTCGATGTCGACGCGAAGAAGGTCGGCCTCGACCTCGCGGACGCCATCGGTGCCAGTGAGAACAACACCATCAAGATCTGCGACGTCCCGTCCACCGGCGTGACCGTCCAGCGCGGTCACACTCTCGACGGTCTCGGCAAGTACTACCGCGAGACCATCGAGGAGTCCGCCGAGGCCCCGGTCGACATCGTCCAGGTCCTCAAGGACAAGCAGGTCGACGTCCTCGTCTGCTACCTGCCCGTGGGCTCCGAGGACGCCGCCAAGTTCTACGCCCAGTGCGCCATCGACGCCAAGGTCGGCTTCGTCAACGCCCTCCCGGTGTTCATCGCGGGCACCAAGGAGTGGGCGGACAAGTTCACCGCCGCCGGCGTGCCGATCGTCGGTGACGACATCAAGTCGCAGGTGGGCGCCACCATCACGCACCGTGTGATGGCGAAGCTCTTCGAGGACCGGGGCGTCATCCTGGACCGCACGATGCAGCTGAACGTCGGCGGCAACATGGACTTCAAGAACATGCTCGAGCGCGAGCGCCTGGAGTCCAAGAAGATCTCCAAGACGCAGGCCGTCACCTCGCAGATCCCCGACCGTGAGCTCGGGGAGAAGAACGTCCACATCGGCCCGTCCGACTACGTGGCCTGGCTGGACGACCGCAAGTGGGCCTACGTCCGCCTGGAGGGTCGCGCCTTCGGTGACGTCCCGCTGAACCTGGAGTACAAGCTCGAGGTCTGGGACTCCCCGAACTCGGCCGGTGTCATCATCGACGCGCTGCGTGCCGCGAAGATCGCCAAGGACCGCGGCATCGGCGGCCCGATCCTCTCGGCGTCCTCCTACTTCATGAAGTCCCCGCCGGTCCAGTACTTCGACGACGAGGCCCGCGAGAACGTCGAGAAGTTCATCAAGGGCGAGGTCGAGCGCTAA
- a CDS encoding MFS transporter, producing the protein MPVVRDLRVLLRLTNFRRLLAVRLLSQSADGVFQVALATYVVFSPEKETSPGAIAAAMAVLLLPYSLVGPFAGVLLDRWPRRQVFLHGNLLRAVLACCTAMLMLAPVPEWLFYASALCVTAVNRFVLAGLSAALPRVVDEERLVMANSLSPTAGTLAATVGGGLAFAVRIAASDSDVVVVLLGATLYLCAAMASLRMGRELLGPDPELVQPRLFAALASTARGLVSGLRHLGERRTAAHALAAMTLLRFCYGALTVMVLILCRYTWSETESEGLKLLGLAVALSGAGFFAAAVITPWAVGRLGQYGWMAALSGAGALLEPALGLTFAPAPILTAAFALGTVTQGAKIATDTVVQTSVDDEYRGRIFSLYDMLFNVAFVGAAGVTALMLPPDGRSAPLVVLLAALYGLTAAMLLHWRRGGAGP; encoded by the coding sequence ATGCCTGTCGTACGTGATCTGCGCGTACTCCTGCGCCTGACGAACTTCCGCCGTCTCCTTGCCGTACGGCTGCTGTCGCAGTCGGCCGACGGGGTGTTCCAGGTCGCACTCGCCACGTACGTCGTCTTCTCGCCGGAGAAGGAGACCTCTCCGGGAGCGATCGCTGCTGCGATGGCGGTGCTGCTCCTGCCCTACTCCCTCGTCGGTCCGTTCGCCGGTGTCCTTCTGGACCGATGGCCTCGCCGGCAGGTATTCCTCCACGGGAATCTCCTACGGGCCGTCCTCGCCTGCTGCACGGCCATGCTGATGCTGGCACCGGTACCCGAATGGCTCTTCTACGCCTCCGCGCTCTGCGTCACGGCGGTCAACCGCTTCGTGCTGGCCGGTCTCTCCGCGGCCCTTCCGCGGGTCGTCGACGAGGAGCGCCTCGTCATGGCCAACTCCCTCTCACCGACGGCGGGCACGCTCGCGGCCACCGTCGGCGGCGGCCTGGCGTTCGCCGTACGCATCGCCGCCTCCGACTCGGACGTGGTCGTCGTACTCCTCGGCGCAACGCTCTATCTCTGTGCGGCGATGGCGTCGCTTCGCATGGGGCGGGAACTACTCGGCCCCGACCCGGAGTTGGTCCAGCCGCGTCTGTTCGCGGCCCTGGCCTCGACCGCCCGTGGCCTCGTCAGCGGGCTGCGCCATCTGGGGGAGCGCCGCACCGCCGCCCACGCTCTCGCCGCGATGACCCTGCTGCGTTTCTGCTACGGCGCCTTGACCGTGATGGTCCTCATACTGTGCCGGTACACCTGGTCCGAGACGGAGTCGGAGGGCCTGAAGCTTCTCGGCCTGGCCGTGGCCCTCTCCGGAGCCGGATTCTTCGCCGCCGCCGTCATCACACCGTGGGCGGTCGGCCGGCTCGGCCAGTACGGGTGGATGGCGGCCCTCTCAGGCGCGGGCGCGCTTCTGGAACCGGCCCTGGGCCTGACGTTCGCGCCTGCACCGATCCTCACCGCCGCATTCGCCCTCGGGACGGTCACCCAAGGGGCCAAGATCGCGACAGACACGGTAGTGCAGACCTCCGTCGACGACGAGTACCGAGGCCGGATCTTCTCCCTCTACGACATGCTCTTCAACGTCGCCTTCGTCGGCGCCGCCGGGGTGACGGCCCTGATGCTGCCTCCGGACGGCCGCTCCGCCCCCCTGGTCGTCCTGCTGGCCGCGCTCTACGGGCTGACTGCCGCGATGCTTCTGCACTGGCGCCGCGGCGGGGCCGGCCCCTGA
- a CDS encoding CCA tRNA nucleotidyltransferase has protein sequence MPNANDDNLTELSQVQRRAVSELLRVSPVADDLARRFQDAGFRLALVGGSVRDALLGRLGNDLDFTTDARPEDVLKIVRPWADAVWEVGIAFGTVGCQKDGRVGDGLQRFQIEVTTYRSEAYDRTSRKPEVSYGDSIEEDLIRRDFTVNAMAVALPEKEFIDPHGGLQDLASRVLRTPGTPEESFSDDPLRMLRAARFAAQLDFEVAPEVVTAMKEMADRIDIVSAERVRDEFNKLILAPNPRKGLALLVDTGLADRFLPELPALRLESDEHHRHKDVYDHSLIVLEQAIALEENGPDLVLRLAALLHDIGKPRTRRFESDGRVSFHHHEVVGAKMTKKRLTALKYSNDMVKDIARLVELHLRFHGYGTGEWTDSAVRRYVRDAGPLLQRLHKLTRSDCTTRNKRKAAALSRTYDGLEERIAQLQEQEELDAIRPDLDGNQIMEILGVGPGPVIGKAYAFLLELRLENGPMEHADAVTALKEWWATQG, from the coding sequence GTGCCGAACGCCAACGATGACAATCTCACCGAACTGAGCCAGGTGCAGCGCCGCGCCGTGAGCGAGCTGCTGCGCGTGTCCCCGGTCGCCGATGATCTCGCCCGTCGATTCCAGGATGCCGGATTCCGTCTGGCACTGGTCGGTGGCTCCGTACGGGACGCCTTGCTCGGCCGGCTCGGCAATGATCTCGACTTCACCACCGATGCCCGCCCCGAGGACGTCCTGAAGATCGTCCGCCCCTGGGCGGATGCCGTGTGGGAAGTGGGGATCGCCTTCGGCACGGTCGGCTGCCAGAAGGACGGCCGGGTCGGGGACGGGCTGCAGCGCTTCCAGATCGAGGTCACGACCTACCGTTCCGAGGCCTACGACCGGACCTCGCGGAAGCCGGAGGTCTCCTACGGCGACTCCATCGAGGAAGACCTGATCCGTCGCGACTTCACGGTGAACGCGATGGCCGTCGCACTTCCCGAGAAGGAGTTCATCGACCCTCACGGAGGGTTGCAGGACCTTGCGTCCCGTGTGCTGCGGACCCCTGGGACCCCGGAGGAGTCGTTCTCCGACGATCCGCTGCGCATGTTGCGTGCGGCACGCTTCGCCGCTCAGCTCGACTTCGAGGTCGCCCCGGAGGTCGTCACGGCGATGAAGGAGATGGCCGACCGTATCGACATCGTCTCGGCCGAGCGGGTCCGTGATGAGTTCAACAAGCTGATCCTCGCTCCGAACCCGCGCAAGGGCCTCGCGCTCCTCGTGGACACGGGGCTGGCCGACCGCTTCCTCCCGGAACTGCCGGCGCTGCGGTTGGAGAGTGACGAGCACCACCGCCACAAGGATGTCTACGACCACTCGCTGATCGTGCTGGAGCAGGCGATCGCTCTGGAGGAGAACGGGCCGGACCTCGTCCTGAGGCTCGCCGCGCTTCTCCATGACATCGGCAAGCCCAGGACCCGGCGCTTCGAGTCGGACGGCCGTGTCTCCTTCCACCACCACGAGGTGGTGGGGGCCAAGATGACGAAGAAGCGCCTTACGGCGCTCAAGTACTCCAATGACATGGTCAAGGACATCGCTCGTCTCGTGGAGCTGCATCTGCGCTTCCATGGCTACGGCACCGGAGAGTGGACCGACTCGGCCGTGCGTCGCTATGTGCGGGATGCCGGCCCGTTGCTCCAGCGCTTGCACAAGCTGACCCGCTCGGACTGCACCACACGCAACAAGAGGAAGGCGGCCGCTCTCTCCCGCACGTACGACGGGCTTGAGGAGCGGATTGCTCAGCTCCAGGAGCAGGAGGAGCTGGACGCGATCCGGCCGGACCTGGACGGCAACCAGATCATGGAGATCCTGGGGGTCGGCCCTGGACCCGTCATCGGCAAGGCGTATGCGTTCCTGCTCGAGCTGCGACTCGAGAACGGGCCGATGGAACATGCTGACGCGGTGACGGCACTCAAGGAGTGGTGGGCGACGCAGGGCTGA
- a CDS encoding transglycosylase domain-containing protein — MSEHRRKPPQPEGGGRAAARRAAQQSPTGRRAARGASTSSPSASHGDEQPYGGRAAARRAAQRGGGGRRRASEAGGAGIGGHGGGRRGGGGPGGPGRGRGGGPGKKRLIDYPRHDKYGWRRWVPSWKLVAGLCLAFLGSLMTAGTIAYAVVGIPEQDKAAGAQNNVYYYADGSQLAATGGEVNRQIISIDNIPSHMQNAVISAENKTFETDKGIDPMGIARAVVNMAKGGQTQGGSTITQQYVKNAMLGDQSQTLSRKVKELFISMKVGTEVDKPKIMEGYLNTSYYGRGAYGIQAAARTYYGVNAKELTASQCAFLASLLKGATYYDPAGATEIDAKATPKANTERATKRWTWILGEMRKDGYLTAAEHAEAVKEFPKPDKPKKNAQLGGQTGYLVDLAKAYFINNNDQGITAEDLAKGGYEIHTTFDKKKVEKLTKAVENVRKKNIDAKKRPETDTHVQFGGASVNPKTGAIVAIYGGEDATKHFTNNADKTGAQVGSTFKPFVLAAAMRDGVRDPNSGPVQGPEERRILDPDKSRYNGVNKLKIKKYDGTVWRNEKGEEWLQRNDGDESYKDISLREAMIHSANSPFVQLGMDVGIDKVREAAMDAGLREDSLVESDVPSFSIGISDPSAIRMAGAYATFAANGEQREPYSVKQVEHRGKVIFKHEDKSERKFSSAVASNVTDVLRDVVEDPEGTGRNARLPGRDVAGKTGTTDGNKSAWFVGYTPQLATAIDMYRMDDNAENKNRKFLEMFGTGGQQKIHGSSFPSEIWHDYMEDALKGAEVERFPEPEALDGDAVYGGGLTSPEPTPTETPSETPSETPSETPSETPSETPKPSESCDRFDWTCDPTAGQDGDPSNGGTDTGTTDGGATDGGVTTSPSPPTGGNGNGSQGNGSGGGWLGGPEG, encoded by the coding sequence ATGAGCGAGCACCGTCGCAAACCGCCGCAGCCCGAGGGCGGCGGACGTGCCGCGGCCCGGCGCGCCGCCCAACAGTCTCCGACTGGCCGCCGCGCAGCCCGAGGCGCAAGCACCAGCTCTCCCTCCGCGTCGCACGGAGACGAGCAACCGTACGGAGGCCGGGCTGCCGCCCGGCGGGCCGCCCAGCGTGGCGGGGGTGGCCGCAGAAGGGCCTCGGAGGCCGGCGGCGCCGGGATCGGCGGCCACGGAGGCGGCCGCCGCGGCGGCGGCGGTCCGGGAGGACCTGGGCGCGGCCGGGGAGGTGGGCCCGGAAAGAAGCGGCTGATCGACTATCCGCGTCACGACAAGTACGGCTGGCGCCGCTGGGTGCCGTCGTGGAAGCTCGTGGCCGGGCTCTGTCTCGCGTTCCTCGGCAGCCTGATGACCGCCGGCACCATCGCGTACGCGGTGGTGGGGATCCCGGAGCAGGACAAGGCCGCCGGTGCGCAGAACAACGTCTATTACTACGCCGACGGGTCGCAGCTGGCCGCGACCGGTGGTGAGGTCAACCGCCAGATCATCTCGATCGACAACATCCCCTCCCACATGCAGAACGCGGTGATCTCGGCCGAGAACAAGACGTTCGAGACCGACAAGGGCATCGACCCGATGGGTATCGCCCGTGCCGTGGTCAACATGGCGAAGGGCGGCCAGACCCAGGGCGGCTCCACCATCACGCAGCAGTACGTGAAGAACGCCATGCTCGGCGACCAGTCCCAGACCTTGAGCCGCAAGGTCAAGGAACTCTTCATCTCCATGAAGGTCGGCACCGAGGTCGACAAGCCCAAGATCATGGAGGGCTACCTCAACACGTCGTACTACGGTCGGGGCGCCTACGGGATCCAGGCCGCCGCCCGCACCTACTACGGCGTGAACGCCAAGGAACTCACCGCGAGCCAGTGCGCCTTCCTGGCCTCGCTCCTCAAGGGCGCGACGTACTACGACCCGGCCGGGGCCACGGAGATCGACGCCAAGGCCACGCCGAAGGCCAACACCGAGCGTGCCACCAAGCGCTGGACGTGGATCCTCGGCGAGATGCGCAAGGACGGTTACCTGACCGCCGCGGAGCACGCGGAGGCCGTCAAGGAGTTCCCGAAGCCCGACAAGCCGAAGAAGAACGCGCAGCTCGGCGGTCAGACCGGCTATCTGGTCGACCTCGCCAAGGCCTACTTCATCAACAACAACGACCAGGGCATCACCGCCGAGGACCTCGCCAAGGGCGGCTACGAGATCCACACGACCTTCGACAAGAAGAAGGTCGAGAAGCTGACCAAGGCCGTCGAGAACGTCCGCAAGAAGAACATCGACGCGAAGAAGCGCCCGGAGACGGACACCCACGTCCAGTTCGGCGGTGCCTCCGTGAACCCCAAGACCGGGGCGATCGTCGCCATCTACGGCGGTGAGGACGCGACGAAGCACTTCACCAACAACGCGGACAAGACCGGTGCGCAGGTCGGCTCGACCTTCAAGCCGTTCGTGCTCGCCGCCGCGATGCGGGACGGCGTGCGCGACCCGAACTCCGGACCCGTCCAGGGCCCGGAGGAGCGCCGGATCCTCGACCCGGACAAGAGCCGGTACAACGGCGTCAACAAGCTCAAGATCAAGAAGTACGACGGCACCGTCTGGCGGAACGAGAAGGGCGAGGAGTGGCTGCAGCGCAACGACGGTGACGAGTCCTACAAGGACATCAGCCTCCGCGAAGCGATGATCCACTCCGCGAACTCGCCCTTCGTACAGCTGGGCATGGACGTCGGCATCGACAAGGTGCGCGAGGCGGCGATGGACGCCGGTCTGCGAGAGGACTCGCTCGTCGAGTCCGACGTCCCGTCCTTCTCCATCGGCATCTCCGACCCCAGCGCGATCCGCATGGCCGGCGCTTACGCCACCTTCGCCGCCAACGGCGAGCAGCGCGAGCCGTACTCGGTGAAGCAGGTGGAGCACCGCGGCAAGGTGATCTTCAAGCACGAGGACAAGTCGGAGCGGAAGTTCTCCTCGGCCGTCGCCAGCAATGTCACCGACGTGCTGAGGGACGTCGTCGAGGACCCCGAGGGCACGGGCCGCAACGCCCGCCTCCCGGGCCGTGACGTCGCCGGCAAGACCGGTACCACCGACGGCAACAAGTCGGCGTGGTTCGTCGGCTACACGCCCCAGCTGGCGACCGCCATCGACATGTACAGGATGGACGACAACGCGGAGAACAAGAACCGCAAGTTCCTGGAGATGTTCGGAACGGGCGGTCAGCAGAAGATCCACGGTTCGTCGTTCCCGTCCGAGATCTGGCACGACTACATGGAGGACGCGCTCAAGGGCGCCGAAGTCGAGCGTTTCCCCGAGCCCGAGGCCCTCGACGGCGACGCCGTCTACGGCGGCGGTCTCACCAGCCCCGAGCCGACGCCGACCGAGACCCCTTCGGAGACTCCGTCCGAGACTCCGTCCGAGACGCCCTCGGAGACCCCGTCCGAGACTCCGAAGCCCTCGGAGTCCTGCGACCGGTTCGACTGGACGTGTGACCCGACAGCCGGTCAGGACGGTGATCCGAGCAACGGGGGGACCGACACGGGCACCACGGACGGTGGTGCCACGGATGGCGGTGTGACCACCAGCCCCTCACCGCCGACAGGCGGCAACGGCAACGGCTCACAAGGAAACGGGAGCGGCGGCGGCTGGCTGGGAGGACCGGAAGGCTGA
- a CDS encoding DUF6049 family protein yields MAEAAKSQGMAISPARRWLRRAAALLAGTPLLAGLLYLPATPVAHAAEKASDADTVDVALNSLSPSVPVKDDTLTISGTVTNKGKKAITDAEVDLRVGPRLSGRPDIDEAAKATGYTPGTDAGALGGPYSVKIDRLATGISEDFTLTVPVSKLKLDDAGVYQLGVSLSGQTAGSSYDRVLGIERTFLPWQPEAVSKRTQLTFLWPLISTTHLSAETGSDEQQTPVFENEALASELAPGGRLDQLVSLGSQLPITWVIDPDLLATVDAMTRNYEVRTATGDTVPGRNQAVAKQWLSTLEKAVQDRQVVALPFADPDLASLAHRGKDVSGSLSHLQPATAVAETTVETILHVKPSTDFAWPVEGAIDPSIVDVATSAGAHNIIARSDSLRETGSVSYTPSAARPIGGGTTAVVADARLSKAFYGDLSTAGTSTLAIQQFLSQSLALTQQAPDAQRSIVVAPQRMPTASQAQTMAKALQGLAGQRWTQPLDLIGAAEAKPDPDATTRVPAVSQYPKNLRVRELPVQTFQDIKGTQETLDSFKVILTSPDRVVTPFGNAINREMSTSWRGKAGVAAQYRNGVQTYLEDLTTEVRLIQKSALTLSGRSATIPVTVQNKLVQGVDHLVLRLKSSNPTRLKLDDGSVVAEQPIKINGGHSQSVKFAAAANANGPVQVTAQLYTEDGKLYGGPMTFTVKASEITPTVMLVIAGGVLLLVLAGVRMYTQRKRAAAREAATAGEAADGTRESAVADTPEQPSDPTPDTAPESTDPSGAGEKVDR; encoded by the coding sequence GTGGCCGAGGCGGCAAAATCCCAGGGGATGGCTATCTCTCCTGCCCGCCGGTGGTTGCGACGCGCAGCTGCCCTCCTTGCGGGAACCCCGTTGCTCGCCGGTCTGCTGTACCTGCCGGCGACGCCGGTCGCCCATGCCGCGGAGAAGGCGAGCGACGCCGACACCGTCGATGTGGCGCTGAACAGCCTCTCTCCCAGCGTCCCTGTGAAGGACGACACTCTCACCATCTCGGGCACCGTCACCAACAAGGGCAAGAAGGCCATCACGGACGCAGAGGTCGACCTGCGCGTCGGACCCCGTCTGTCGGGCCGTCCGGACATCGACGAGGCCGCGAAGGCCACCGGCTACACCCCCGGCACAGACGCCGGGGCGCTCGGCGGCCCCTACAGCGTCAAGATCGACCGCCTGGCCACCGGGATCAGCGAGGACTTCACGCTGACCGTCCCGGTCAGCAAGCTGAAGCTGGACGACGCAGGGGTCTATCAGCTCGGTGTGTCCCTCTCCGGGCAGACGGCCGGCAGCTCCTACGACAGGGTGCTCGGCATCGAGCGCACCTTTCTCCCCTGGCAGCCGGAGGCCGTGAGCAAGAGGACCCAGCTCACCTTCCTCTGGCCGCTGATCTCCACCACCCACCTGTCGGCGGAGACCGGCTCGGACGAGCAGCAGACCCCGGTCTTCGAGAACGAGGCACTCGCCTCGGAGCTCGCACCCGGCGGCCGGCTGGACCAGCTCGTCTCGCTCGGCAGCCAGCTCCCGATCACCTGGGTCATCGATCCCGATCTGCTCGCGACGGTCGACGCCATGACCCGGAACTACGAGGTCAGAACCGCCACGGGAGACACGGTGCCGGGCCGGAACCAGGCCGTGGCCAAGCAGTGGCTGAGCACCCTCGAGAAGGCGGTCCAGGACCGCCAGGTCGTCGCTCTTCCCTTCGCGGACCCGGACCTGGCGTCTCTCGCGCACCGCGGCAAGGACGTCTCCGGGTCGCTCAGCCATCTGCAGCCGGCGACGGCGGTGGCCGAGACGACGGTGGAGACCATCCTTCACGTGAAGCCTTCGACCGACTTCGCCTGGCCCGTGGAAGGCGCCATCGACCCGTCGATCGTCGACGTCGCCACCTCGGCGGGCGCCCACAACATCATCGCCCGCAGCGACAGCCTCAGGGAGACCGGATCGGTCTCGTACACGCCATCCGCGGCCCGCCCCATCGGCGGCGGCACGACGGCCGTGGTCGCGGACGCACGGCTCTCCAAGGCCTTCTACGGCGATCTGAGCACGGCCGGTACCTCCACGCTCGCGATCCAGCAGTTCCTGTCCCAGTCGCTGGCGCTCACCCAGCAGGCGCCTGACGCCCAGCGGAGCATCGTGGTCGCACCCCAGCGGATGCCGACGGCAAGCCAGGCACAGACGATGGCCAAGGCACTGCAGGGGCTGGCGGGCCAGCGCTGGACCCAGCCACTGGACCTGATCGGGGCCGCGGAGGCCAAGCCCGACCCGGACGCCACGACCCGGGTGCCGGCTGTCTCCCAGTACCCCAAGAACCTCAGGGTCCGCGAGCTTCCCGTTCAGACCTTCCAGGACATCAAGGGCACGCAGGAGACCCTGGACAGCTTCAAGGTCATCCTCACGTCCCCCGACCGGGTCGTGACGCCGTTCGGCAACGCGATCAACCGCGAGATGTCGACGTCCTGGCGCGGCAAGGCAGGTGTGGCGGCCCAGTACCGCAATGGCGTGCAGACCTATCTGGAGGACCTCACCACCGAGGTGCGGCTGATCCAGAAGTCTGCCCTGACCCTGTCGGGACGCAGCGCCACCATTCCCGTGACGGTGCAGAACAAGCTGGTCCAGGGGGTCGACCACCTCGTCCTCCGGCTGAAGTCCTCCAATCCGACCCGGCTCAAGCTCGACGACGGCAGCGTCGTCGCCGAGCAGCCCATCAAGATCAACGGTGGCCACAGCCAGTCGGTGAAGTTCGCCGCGGCCGCCAATGCCAACGGTCCGGTTCAGGTCACGGCTCAGCTGTACACCGAGGACGGCAAGCTGTACGGCGGGCCGATGACCTTCACGGTCAAGGCTTCCGAGATCACTCCGACCGTGATGCTTGTCATTGCCGGCGGAGTGCTGCTGCTTGTCCTCGCAGGCGTCAGGATGTACACCCAGCGCAAGCGGGCGGCGGCCCGGGAGGCTGCCACCGCGGGCGAAGCGGCTGATGGGACCCGCGAGAGTGCGGTCGCCGACACCCCGGAGCAGCCGAGTGACCCGACACCGGACACCGCACCGGAAAGCACCGACCCGTCGGGTGCGGGTGAGAAGGTGGACCGTTGA
- a CDS encoding PadR family transcriptional regulator yields MSRRSGILEFAVLGLLREAPMHGYELRKRLNTSLGIFRAFSYGTLYPCLKTLVANGWLIEEPGSAPEDALAASLAGRRAKIVYRLTAEGKEHFEELLSHTGPDTWEDEHFAARFAFFGQTERDVRMRVLEGRRSRLEERLEKMRASLARTRERLDDYTLELQRHGMESVEREVRWLNELIESERAGRDQRRSTASGEAARQDHTSGESGGLPRRGDEASPGGAASRHTTPPDPSEDTTN; encoded by the coding sequence ATGAGCCGACGTTCCGGCATCCTCGAATTCGCCGTTCTCGGCCTGCTCCGCGAGGCCCCCATGCACGGGTACGAGCTGCGCAAGCGGCTCAACACGTCGCTGGGGATCTTCCGGGCCTTCAGTTACGGGACCCTCTACCCCTGCCTCAAGACGCTGGTCGCCAACGGCTGGTTGATCGAGGAGCCGGGCAGCGCTCCCGAGGACGCCCTCGCCGCCTCGCTCGCGGGGCGCCGAGCCAAGATCGTCTACCGGTTGACGGCGGAAGGTAAGGAGCACTTCGAGGAGCTCCTGTCCCACACCGGCCCCGATACCTGGGAGGACGAGCACTTCGCAGCCCGGTTCGCCTTCTTCGGCCAGACGGAGCGCGACGTGCGGATGCGGGTGCTGGAAGGCCGGCGCAGTCGGCTGGAGGAGCGTCTGGAGAAGATGCGCGCCTCCCTCGCCCGCACACGCGAGCGCCTCGACGACTACACGCTGGAGCTTCAACGGCACGGCATGGAATCCGTCGAGCGCGAGGTGCGCTGGCTGAACGAACTCATCGAGAGCGAGCGGGCGGGGCGGGACCAGCGACGGTCCACGGCCTCCGGGGAAGCCGCTCGGCAGGACCACACATCTGGAGAGTCGGGCGGCCTGCCCCGGCGCGGGGACGAAGCGTCCCCCGGTGGTGCCGCCTCGCGGCACACCACCCCGCCGGATCCGTCCGAAGACACCACCAACTGA